In Nicotiana tabacum cultivar K326 chromosome 19, ASM71507v2, whole genome shotgun sequence, one DNA window encodes the following:
- the LOC107767564 gene encoding carboxylesterase 1-like, with the protein MSGQNDEIALIDPNVDPYRYLGIRRNTDDSIIRLPESTLPFATTIPDLSLVFTKDLIINPTKNTLARIVIPRKVLNSNNINTTTKLPLIVYFHGGGFVIAASVDTPFLQTFYETLVAEIPAIVVSVDYRYAPENRLPAAYDDCIESLHWIKNNPDELLKKYADFSKCFLMGTSAGGNITYHVGLQVAGISEYLKPLEIKGLILHHAFFGGNERTQSELRLAFNKILSLNVSDIMWELGLPIGSDRDHPYCNPMGEIKSNDNLFDQVKIQGWKVLLIGCDGDPLIDRQTELSKMLKEKGVQVVDIFSEGGFHACEFFDPNKLKELAVVIMEFVRG; encoded by the coding sequence ATGTCTGGTCAAAATGATGAAATTGCTCTAATTGATCCAAATGTCGATCCATATCGATATTTGGGCATTAGGCGTAATACGGACGACTCTATTATACGTCTACCAGAATCAACTCTTCCGTTTGCCACTACTATTCCTGATCTTTCCTTAGTCTTCACTAAAGATCTCATCATTAACCCCACCAAAAACACATTGGCTCGTATTGTCATCCCTCGTAAAGTACTAAACTCAAACAATATCAATACCACAACCAAACTCCCTCTTATAGTATATTTTCATGGCGGAGGATTCGTAATTGCAGCTAGTGTAGACACACCGTTCTTACAAACGTTTTATGAAACACTTGTGGCTGAAATTCCAGCCATAGTTGTATCTGTCGATTATCGATACGCACCCGAAAATCGACTTCCAGCAGCTTATGATGATTGTATCGAATCACTGCATTGGATCAAGAACAATCCTGATGAGTTGCTGAAAAAATATGCTGATTTTTCTAAGTGTTTTCTCATGGGGACAAGTGCAGGTGGTAACATAACTTACCATGTAGGTTTACAAGTCGCTGGAATTAGTGAATACCTTAAGCCTTTAGAAATCAAAGGATTGATTTTACATCATGCTTTCTTTGGTGGGAATGAAAGGACACAATCGGAACTAAGGTTAGCTTTTAACAAGATATTGTCACTAAATGTGAGTGATATTATGTGGGAGTTAGGTTTGCCTATAGGAAGTGATCGTGATCATCCTTATTGCAATCCAATGGGGGAGATTAAATCAAATGATAATTTGTTTGACCAAGTGAAAATACAAGGTTGGAAAGTTTTGCTGATTGGTTGTGATGGTGATCCTTTGATTGATAGACAAACTGAACTTTCGAAAATGTTGAAAGAAAAAGGGGTGCAAGTTGTGGACATTTTTAGTGAGGGAGGGTTTCATGCCTGTGAATTTTTTGATCCTAACAAGTTGAAAGAATTGGCCGTTGTTATAATGGAGTTCGTGAGAGGTTAA